The following are encoded together in the Serratia sp. UGAL515B_01 genome:
- the thiQ gene encoding thiamine ABC transporter ATP-binding protein ThiQ yields the protein MLTLEKLTYLYEHLPMRFDLHIRPGECVAVLGPSGAGKSTLLSLIAGFLTAASGKLLLGGHDHTRTSPAKRPVSMLFQENNLFAHLTVSQNIGLGLDPGLRLKTEQKKQLQQIAHQVGLEGHLQRLPSQLSGGQRQRAALARCLIRQQPILLLDEPFSALDPALRSEMLQLLNDVCRQRQLTLLMVSHNIDDAARIAPRTLLVVDGRIYYDGATQALIDGTTSAARVLGIPLKS from the coding sequence CGTTTTGACCTACACATAAGGCCAGGAGAGTGCGTTGCCGTACTGGGGCCAAGCGGGGCAGGCAAGAGCACCCTGCTCAGTTTGATCGCTGGTTTTCTCACCGCCGCCAGTGGAAAATTGCTGCTGGGCGGACACGATCATACCCGCACATCTCCGGCCAAACGCCCGGTTTCTATGCTGTTTCAAGAAAACAACCTGTTTGCTCACCTCACTGTGTCACAAAATATCGGCCTAGGGCTAGACCCAGGCTTGAGATTGAAAACAGAGCAAAAAAAACAGTTACAACAGATTGCCCATCAGGTCGGGCTAGAAGGACATTTGCAGCGATTACCCTCACAGCTTTCCGGTGGGCAACGGCAACGGGCAGCGCTAGCACGTTGTCTGATCCGCCAACAGCCGATTCTGTTACTTGACGAACCTTTCTCTGCACTTGATCCCGCCCTACGCAGCGAAATGTTACAGTTACTCAACGACGTGTGTCGCCAACGCCAACTCACTCTACTGATGGTGTCGCACAACATTGACGATGCCGCTCGCATAGCGCCACGAACCTTGCTGGTAGTTGATGGCCGCATTTATTATGACGGTGCCACTCAGGCATTGATCGATGGCACTACGTCTGCAGCTCGTGTGTTAGGTATCCCACTCAAATCGTGA